One window from the genome of Salisaeta longa DSM 21114 encodes:
- a CDS encoding thioredoxin family protein: protein MRDFFAARRPHEGFTYDAYRAYWQEQIKQPLPDDADASDRKIKHYLNYNWERQQHVHDAYIPSATLTDALDRLPAPQLWMVLTEPWCGDSAYNLPVIADAAAESPNVSLRILLRDDNLDIMDQYLTGGSRSIPKLVIFSEDGDEHATWGPRPEPARALRERLIAEGTDSQEVVNQLLAHYEDGGWQAVDDELAARLAGVTKPA from the coding sequence ATGCGTGATTTCTTTGCGGCGCGCCGTCCTCACGAAGGGTTTACCTACGACGCCTACCGTGCCTACTGGCAGGAGCAAATCAAACAGCCATTGCCCGATGATGCAGACGCCTCCGATCGGAAGATCAAGCACTACCTGAACTACAACTGGGAGCGTCAGCAGCATGTGCACGATGCTTACATCCCTTCAGCCACGCTCACGGACGCCCTGGATCGGCTCCCGGCGCCGCAGCTGTGGATGGTGCTTACCGAGCCCTGGTGCGGCGACTCGGCGTACAACCTGCCGGTGATTGCCGATGCCGCGGCTGAAAGCCCCAACGTGTCGCTGCGCATCCTCCTGCGGGACGACAATCTCGACATCATGGATCAGTACCTGACCGGTGGCAGCCGCAGCATCCCAAAGCTCGTGATCTTTTCTGAGGATGGCGACGAACACGCCACGTGGGGCCCCCGCCCCGAACCGGCGCGCGCCCTTCGCGAGCGCCTGATTGCTGAAGGCACCGACAGCCAAGAAGTGGTGAACCAGCTTTTGGCTCACTATGAAGACGGCGGCTGGCAGGCCGTAGACGATGAACTCGCGGCCCGCTTGGCCGGCGTTACCAAACCGGCATAA
- a CDS encoding tellurite resistance TerB family protein, with the protein MSTPSDAWTHVHDLALLYVALAYGTDHDLSDDELSSITDALKDWVTVPDNQSVRTVVMEATTAFLESDARAEVRRAIGDLSEQLDSAQRRRALTDVMRIAEADGVLLEREQGLISTVADAWSLKALGKELISDTSVAVQHRGEEWGLIHELAFLYVLTIHTAQEELNNEAIQAVLERLQPWQPSLSYENAREVVRTVLQVYSDAPEGAMIEDTVRALKEALPSVQRLAVLDDLYGLARLNGPVSDEERSFITSLAKAWGLNVRLNGRAVVPTGDADSSDEAH; encoded by the coding sequence ATGAGCACCCCCTCCGATGCTTGGACGCACGTCCACGATCTGGCCTTGCTATATGTCGCGCTCGCCTACGGCACCGACCACGACCTAAGCGACGACGAACTGAGCAGCATCACCGATGCGCTCAAAGACTGGGTGACCGTACCCGACAATCAGTCGGTGCGCACGGTGGTGATGGAAGCCACGACGGCATTTCTAGAATCCGACGCCCGCGCCGAAGTGCGCCGCGCGATTGGCGACCTGAGCGAGCAACTCGACAGCGCGCAGCGCCGCCGTGCCCTCACCGATGTGATGCGCATTGCCGAGGCCGATGGCGTGCTGCTCGAACGCGAACAGGGCCTCATCAGCACGGTGGCCGACGCCTGGTCGCTGAAGGCGCTGGGCAAAGAGCTCATCAGCGACACCTCAGTGGCGGTGCAGCACCGCGGCGAGGAGTGGGGCCTCATCCACGAGCTAGCATTCCTCTACGTGCTCACCATCCATACCGCCCAAGAAGAACTCAACAACGAGGCCATTCAGGCCGTCTTGGAGCGCCTGCAGCCGTGGCAGCCCAGCCTGAGCTACGAGAATGCCCGCGAGGTCGTGCGCACCGTGTTGCAGGTGTACAGCGACGCGCCGGAAGGGGCCATGATTGAGGACACCGTACGCGCCCTCAAGGAGGCCCTGCCTTCGGTACAGCGCCTCGCGGTTCTCGACGACCTGTACGGCCTGGCGCGCCTCAATGGCCCCGTCTCGGACGAGGAGCGGAGCTTCATCACGTCGCTCGCCAAGGCCTGGGGCCTCAACGTTCGCCTCAACGGCCGCGCGGTTGTGCCCACCGGCGATGCCGATTCGTCCGACGAGGCGCATTAG
- a CDS encoding MFS transporter, which translates to MTANRRTISAWALYDFGSSAFTTLVVTFVYATYFAQGIAPNETVGTEWWSNAVTATAIIVAVVSPYVGALADRGHARKAFLGITTVVCVGATALLVVPQAGDVWWALGLFVVANIAFELSYVFYNAFLPEIAPSDQMGRVSGLGWGLGYIGGLGCLVVALVGFVMPETPWFGLSTANSLNVRATNGLVAGWYALFALPLFWLVPEPRAASAPAPGRLFQSTNRQLRATFRALRTEHRGAFRLLVARLFYNDGLITIFAFGGLYAGVTFGFSTQDVIFFGIALNVAAGLGALLFGYVDDWIGGKATIFISIGGLAVATLMAALTTSVTVFWAAGILIGLMAGPNQSASRSLLGRFVPPSKENEFYGLFAFSGKAASFLGPLLFGQLTAAFGTQRAGVAAVLVFFLIGGVLLATVPSPSSTDA; encoded by the coding sequence ATGACGGCCAACCGACGCACAATTTCCGCCTGGGCGCTGTACGATTTTGGAAGCTCGGCTTTCACGACGTTGGTCGTGACGTTCGTGTACGCCACGTACTTTGCACAGGGCATTGCGCCTAACGAGACGGTAGGCACGGAGTGGTGGTCAAACGCGGTGACGGCCACGGCGATCATCGTGGCGGTGGTGTCGCCCTACGTGGGCGCATTGGCCGACCGGGGCCACGCCCGCAAAGCCTTTTTGGGCATTACCACGGTCGTGTGCGTGGGGGCCACGGCGCTTCTGGTGGTCCCGCAGGCGGGCGATGTGTGGTGGGCGCTGGGGCTTTTTGTGGTGGCTAACATCGCCTTCGAGCTGAGCTACGTTTTCTACAACGCCTTTCTGCCAGAAATAGCCCCTTCAGACCAAATGGGCCGCGTGTCGGGGCTGGGCTGGGGGCTGGGCTACATTGGCGGATTGGGCTGCCTGGTGGTGGCCCTTGTGGGCTTCGTCATGCCCGAAACGCCCTGGTTTGGGTTGTCGACGGCCAACAGCTTGAACGTGCGTGCCACCAACGGCCTCGTGGCCGGGTGGTACGCGCTCTTTGCGCTTCCCTTGTTCTGGCTGGTCCCTGAGCCGCGGGCCGCGTCGGCACCGGCGCCCGGACGGCTGTTTCAGTCCACAAACCGGCAGCTCCGGGCCACCTTTCGCGCGCTGCGGACCGAGCACCGGGGTGCTTTTCGGCTGCTCGTGGCGCGCCTCTTCTATAACGACGGGCTCATCACCATCTTTGCGTTTGGCGGATTGTATGCGGGCGTCACCTTCGGCTTTAGCACGCAAGACGTCATCTTCTTTGGCATTGCCCTCAACGTAGCCGCGGGCCTGGGGGCGCTGCTGTTTGGATACGTCGACGACTGGATCGGCGGCAAGGCCACCATCTTCATCAGCATCGGCGGGCTGGCGGTGGCTACGCTCATGGCCGCGCTCACCACGAGCGTAACGGTCTTTTGGGCCGCCGGCATCCTCATCGGCCTCATGGCCGGGCCCAACCAGTCGGCCAGCCGGTCGCTGCTGGGGCGGTTCGTGCCACCCTCCAAAGAAAATGAGTTCTACGGGCTCTTTGCGTTTTCGGGCAAGGCGGCATCCTTCCTCGGACCGCTGCTCTTTGGGCAGCTGACGGCCGCGTTTGGTACGCAGCGCGCCGGGGTGGCCGCGGTCCTGGTCTTTTTCCTCATCGGCGGTGTCCTGTTGGCAACGGTTCCTTCGCCTTCTTCTACAGATGCGTAG
- the pyrR gene encoding bifunctional pyr operon transcriptional regulator/uracil phosphoribosyltransferase PyrR, protein MNPDDRVKALLMSEQALGRTLDRMAQQILEGVAPSDDPSATHALVGMQTRGVHLARRLQQRIAAQEQVSLPLGVLDVTMYRDDVRLRMASPQIRTTRIPFDVSGRHLVLVDDVVFTGRTARAALDALMDRGRPASVRFLAIIDRGHRELPIAADIVGRHVPTLPGEEVRVRVREVDDREGVWLVETSRPR, encoded by the coding sequence ATGAATCCCGACGACCGCGTCAAGGCACTGCTGATGTCTGAACAGGCCCTGGGGCGCACGCTCGACCGCATGGCGCAGCAAATTTTGGAGGGCGTCGCGCCGTCTGATGACCCTTCGGCAACGCATGCGCTGGTAGGCATGCAAACGCGCGGGGTGCACCTGGCGCGCCGCCTGCAGCAGCGCATTGCCGCACAGGAGCAGGTATCGTTGCCGCTAGGGGTGCTGGATGTGACGATGTATCGCGACGATGTGCGCCTGCGGATGGCGTCGCCGCAAATCCGCACCACGCGCATTCCCTTTGACGTAAGCGGCCGCCACCTCGTGCTTGTTGACGATGTGGTGTTTACCGGCCGCACGGCCCGCGCCGCCCTCGATGCCCTCATGGATCGCGGGCGCCCCGCCTCGGTGCGCTTCCTGGCCATCATTGATCGCGGCCACCGCGAGCTGCCCATCGCGGCTGACATCGTGGGGCGCCACGTGCCTACGCTGCCCGGCGAGGAGGTGCGCGTGCGGGTGCGCGAAGTGGACGACCGCGAGGGCGTGTGGCTGGTGGAAACATCACGCCCCCGGTAG
- a CDS encoding aminotransferase class V-fold PLP-dependent enzyme gives MPIDVARARAETPGCTNVLHLNNAGAALPPQGVVEAQIQHLRREASTGGYEAAADAEAARHRTYEAIATLLHASAEEIALAPNATRAWDMAFYGLPLTAGDRILTHRATYASNGLAMLQRAEQTGATVEVVPSTPEGTIDVGALEQRMDNDVALIALTHMPTNGGLVNPAEAVGAVARAAGVPYLLDACQSAGQRPLDVAAIGCTMCAATGRKFLRGPRGTGFLYVRRDWIDRLTPPFIDLHAATWTGPSSYEWRPDAKRFETWERYVAGTIGLGVAVDYALDWGLEAIWDRIRDLGAALRARLQDVPSVVVRDAGREQSGIVTFSSDACEAASIQRALRAQDINVSVSTPSSTYLDAAARDLPDLVRASVHYYNTTDELDRFTHALSTILASV, from the coding sequence ATGCCCATCGATGTAGCGCGCGCCCGGGCCGAGACGCCGGGGTGCACCAACGTCCTGCACCTCAACAATGCCGGCGCCGCCCTGCCGCCGCAAGGTGTCGTGGAGGCGCAGATTCAGCACTTGCGCCGTGAGGCCTCCACGGGCGGCTACGAGGCGGCCGCCGATGCCGAGGCGGCGCGCCATCGGACGTACGAGGCAATCGCGACGTTGCTGCATGCTTCGGCCGAAGAGATCGCGCTCGCCCCAAACGCAACCCGCGCGTGGGACATGGCCTTTTACGGGCTTCCGCTGACGGCCGGCGACCGCATCCTCACGCACCGCGCCACCTATGCCAGCAATGGGTTGGCGATGCTGCAGCGCGCCGAACAAACCGGCGCCACGGTCGAGGTCGTGCCCAGCACGCCGGAGGGGACGATCGACGTGGGGGCGCTTGAGCAGCGCATGGATAACGACGTGGCGCTCATTGCGCTCACCCATATGCCCACCAACGGCGGCCTGGTCAATCCGGCCGAGGCGGTTGGGGCCGTGGCGCGCGCCGCCGGGGTGCCGTATCTGCTGGACGCGTGTCAGTCGGCAGGGCAGCGGCCCCTCGATGTGGCGGCAATAGGCTGCACCATGTGCGCGGCCACCGGACGCAAGTTCTTGCGCGGGCCGCGCGGCACCGGATTTCTGTACGTGCGCCGCGACTGGATCGATCGCCTCACGCCGCCCTTCATCGACCTGCACGCGGCTACGTGGACCGGCCCTTCGTCGTACGAGTGGCGCCCCGATGCCAAACGCTTCGAAACGTGGGAGCGGTACGTGGCTGGCACCATCGGCCTGGGCGTGGCCGTGGACTACGCGTTGGATTGGGGCCTGGAGGCCATCTGGGATCGCATTCGAGACCTGGGGGCAGCCCTCCGGGCGCGCTTGCAAGACGTGCCGTCGGTCGTCGTTCGTGATGCGGGGCGCGAGCAGAGCGGCATCGTGACCTTTTCCTCGGACGCATGCGAGGCGGCGTCGATACAGCGCGCGCTGCGTGCCCAAGACATCAATGTATCGGTAAGCACGCCGTCGTCAACGTACCTCGACGCCGCGGCCCGCGATCTGCCCGACCTGGTGCGCGCATCGGTGCATTACTACAACACAACCGACGAACTCGATCGCTTTACGCACGCCCTTTCAACGATTCTCGCTTCGGTATGA
- a CDS encoding polyhydroxyalkanoate synthesis regulator DNA-binding domain-containing protein: MARLIKRYDNRKLYDTEASAYVSLSDIAHLVRRGETVQVIDNATGQDLTAQTLTQIILEEGKAGQHAIPSEALHELLRRSGQALDSGLDQLRVRVDDLVQHSVERLRSVLGGPQAKEVDDLRKQLRALEQQLARVLEHLPAEPDTTPAADQAPPAREATPPPEEA; encoded by the coding sequence ATGGCACGCCTCATCAAGCGCTACGACAACCGGAAGCTGTACGATACGGAGGCCAGCGCCTACGTCTCGCTCAGCGACATCGCCCACTTGGTGCGCCGCGGCGAAACCGTGCAGGTGATTGATAATGCCACCGGGCAAGACCTAACGGCGCAGACGCTCACGCAAATCATTCTTGAGGAAGGCAAGGCCGGGCAGCATGCCATTCCCTCCGAGGCCCTGCATGAACTGTTGCGACGGAGCGGACAGGCGCTCGACTCGGGCCTCGATCAGTTGCGGGTGCGCGTAGACGATCTGGTGCAGCACTCGGTGGAGCGGCTGCGTTCGGTGCTTGGCGGGCCGCAGGCGAAAGAAGTGGACGACCTGCGCAAGCAACTCCGGGCGCTTGAGCAGCAGCTGGCCCGCGTGCTGGAGCATCTGCCGGCAGAGCCCGACACGACGCCCGCGGCGGACCAAGCGCCCCCTGCTAGAGAAGCCACCCCGCCGCCTGAGGAGGCGTAA
- a CDS encoding Smr/MutS family protein: MDDAPVEYPIDGVLDLHAFNPSDVGSLVPEYLRACRAKDIRQVRIIHGKGTGALRRSVHAILDRLDGVARYETARDASHWGATIVHLV; this comes from the coding sequence ATGGACGATGCCCCTGTGGAGTATCCCATCGATGGGGTGCTAGACCTGCACGCCTTCAACCCGTCAGACGTTGGCAGCTTGGTGCCGGAGTACCTGCGGGCCTGCCGGGCGAAAGACATCCGGCAGGTCCGCATCATTCACGGCAAGGGCACCGGCGCGCTGCGACGCAGCGTGCATGCCATCCTGGATCGTCTCGACGGTGTGGCGCGCTACGAGACGGCCCGCGATGCCAGCCACTGGGGTGCGACCATCGTCCACCTTGTGTAA
- a CDS encoding isoaspartyl peptidase/L-asparaginase family protein — MSTLRSLLVALLLIGVAGSASAQTPPPLPEPPQRPSAPIALVIHGGAGSITELDMSEAQEQAYRAALQTALQAGYEVLQSGGSSVNAVIAAITTMEDNPLFNAGKGAVFTSENTVELDASIMNGANRNAGAVTGIKHVRSPIKLAYEVMTESPHVMLAGDGAETFAKQQGLPMVENSYFYTEKRLKQSKENDTPSGGDAATPSLRLDPGKKFGTVGAVALDKNGNLAAGTSTGGMTNKRFGRIGDSPIIGAGTYAHNATCAVSATGYGEYFIRGVIAHTVAAQMQYGNASLDDAARAAIHDVLPSIGSGEGTGGIIALDRKGNIAMPFNTPGMFRAYIDTSGTQVVRFFGPDAYSKTNAQ; from the coding sequence ATGTCCACCCTTCGCTCGTTGTTAGTCGCCCTTTTGCTCATTGGCGTTGCTGGAAGCGCTTCGGCGCAAACGCCCCCACCGCTGCCCGAGCCGCCCCAGCGGCCCAGCGCCCCCATTGCGTTGGTCATTCATGGCGGAGCGGGCAGCATCACCGAGCTCGACATGTCCGAGGCCCAGGAGCAGGCCTACCGGGCGGCGCTGCAAACGGCCCTGCAGGCGGGCTACGAGGTGTTGCAGTCGGGCGGCTCCTCGGTGAATGCCGTGATCGCCGCCATCACCACGATGGAAGACAATCCGCTGTTTAATGCGGGCAAGGGCGCGGTCTTTACCAGCGAGAATACCGTTGAGCTCGACGCTTCCATCATGAACGGCGCCAATCGCAACGCCGGTGCGGTGACGGGCATCAAGCACGTGCGTTCGCCCATCAAGCTGGCGTATGAGGTGATGACCGAGTCGCCGCATGTAATGCTCGCGGGCGACGGGGCCGAGACCTTTGCGAAGCAGCAGGGCCTGCCCATGGTGGAAAACAGCTACTTTTACACCGAGAAGCGCCTGAAGCAATCCAAAGAGAACGATACGCCAAGCGGCGGCGACGCCGCCACGCCGTCGCTGCGGCTGGACCCCGGGAAGAAATTTGGCACCGTCGGCGCGGTTGCGCTCGACAAAAACGGCAACCTGGCTGCCGGCACGTCTACCGGCGGCATGACCAATAAGCGGTTCGGCCGTATTGGCGACTCGCCCATCATTGGCGCCGGCACGTACGCGCACAACGCCACCTGTGCGGTGTCGGCCACGGGCTACGGCGAGTACTTCATCCGTGGCGTTATTGCCCACACGGTGGCCGCGCAGATGCAATACGGCAATGCCTCGCTCGACGACGCGGCCCGCGCAGCCATCCACGACGTCCTGCCATCCATTGGCAGCGGCGAGGGCACCGGCGGCATCATCGCGCTCGATCGCAAAGGCAACATCGCCATGCCCTTCAACACGCCGGGCATGTTTCGCGCCTACATCGACACCAGCGGCACACAGGTGGTTCGTTTCTTTGGCCCCGATGCGTACTCCAAAACGAACGCGCAGTAA
- a CDS encoding enoyl-CoA hydratase/isomerase family protein encodes MSDVLQIRTEGPVQTLTLNRPAKRNALNGALVARLHQALDDAAANDAVRVLVLTGAGSVFSAGADLAALKALRTAGPMQNRNDSRQLADLFAAVYTHPKPVIAKVNGHAIAGGSGLAAVCDLAVAAEGAKMGFTEVRIGFVPAIVMVFVRRKLGETVARDLLLRGRLLDTQEAAALGLITAAVAPDALDERVATLANELATETSGSAVALTKQMLAQVPGMGLHEALDYAVQMNAFARATDDCQAGIQAFLDKEPPPWKRTDEAPSDA; translated from the coding sequence ATGTCTGATGTGCTCCAGATACGTACCGAGGGTCCGGTGCAAACCCTCACGCTAAACCGACCGGCGAAGCGCAACGCGCTCAACGGAGCCCTTGTGGCGCGCCTCCACCAGGCGCTCGATGATGCCGCGGCCAACGATGCCGTGCGCGTGCTCGTGCTCACCGGGGCCGGGTCGGTGTTTTCCGCCGGGGCCGACCTTGCAGCGCTGAAGGCCCTGCGCACGGCAGGTCCCATGCAGAACCGGAACGACTCGCGTCAGCTCGCCGATCTTTTTGCTGCGGTGTACACCCACCCGAAACCCGTTATTGCGAAAGTGAACGGGCATGCCATCGCGGGCGGCAGCGGGCTGGCGGCGGTTTGCGATTTGGCGGTGGCCGCGGAAGGGGCCAAGATGGGCTTTACCGAAGTGCGCATCGGGTTTGTGCCGGCTATCGTGATGGTGTTTGTGCGCCGGAAGCTGGGCGAAACCGTCGCCCGCGACCTGTTGCTGCGGGGACGCCTCCTCGATACGCAGGAAGCGGCTGCGCTGGGGCTCATCACCGCGGCGGTGGCGCCCGACGCGCTCGACGAACGCGTGGCAACGCTTGCCAACGAACTCGCAACGGAAACCAGCGGCTCGGCGGTTGCGCTCACCAAGCAAATGCTGGCGCAGGTGCCGGGCATGGGGCTGCACGAAGCCCTCGACTATGCCGTGCAGATGAACGCGTTTGCTCGCGCCACAGACGACTGCCAGGCCGGCATCCAGGCGTTCTTAGACAAGGAGCCGCCGCCCTGGAAGCGCACAGACGAGGCGCCCTCAGATGCGTGA
- a CDS encoding aspartate carbamoyltransferase catalytic subunit, whose amino-acid sequence MAAASEDAPARLPHRHLLDLSAYSADDIRLILDTADEFRAVLERPIRSVPTLQGVTVASLFFEPSTRTKLSFGLAAGRLSAETISFSKSGSSVSKGETLKDTARNIEAMKSDMAILRHSSPGAPHLLARTTNSVIINAGDGAHAHPTQALLDALTMRTRIGPLGDLNVSIIGDITHSRVARSNIRLLTTMGASVTVCGPRTMLPYGLDAMGVRVVDRLAPALEAADVVMALRIQLERQDEGLFPSLREYHARYGLTLEHLARYPALRIMHPGPVNRGVELADAVVDHERAIILDQVTNGVAVRMAVLYLLAPTSN is encoded by the coding sequence ATGGCCGCCGCTTCGGAGGATGCCCCGGCCCGCTTGCCGCATCGCCACCTGCTGGACCTCTCGGCCTACTCGGCCGACGATATCCGCCTCATCTTAGACACGGCCGACGAGTTTCGCGCCGTCCTCGAACGCCCCATCCGCTCGGTGCCCACGCTGCAGGGCGTCACCGTGGCCAGCCTCTTTTTTGAGCCCTCCACCCGCACCAAACTCTCGTTCGGACTAGCTGCGGGCCGCCTCTCGGCAGAAACGATCAGCTTTTCGAAGTCGGGCTCGTCGGTATCGAAGGGCGAGACGCTGAAGGACACGGCACGCAACATTGAGGCGATGAAGAGCGACATGGCCATCTTGCGCCACAGCTCGCCCGGCGCGCCGCACCTGCTCGCCCGCACCACCAACAGCGTCATCATCAACGCGGGCGACGGCGCCCACGCGCATCCGACGCAAGCCCTGCTCGATGCCCTCACCATGCGCACCCGCATCGGCCCGCTCGGCGACCTCAACGTCTCCATCATTGGCGACATCACCCACAGCCGCGTGGCGCGCTCCAACATCCGCCTGCTCACCACCATGGGCGCCTCGGTGACGGTCTGCGGCCCGCGCACGATGCTGCCGTACGGACTCGACGCGATGGGCGTGCGCGTCGTCGATCGGCTGGCTCCCGCCCTGGAAGCCGCCGACGTGGTCATGGCCTTGCGCATCCAGCTGGAACGGCAAGACGAGGGGCTCTTTCCAAGTCTACGCGAGTACCACGCGCGCTACGGCCTTACGCTGGAGCACCTGGCCCGCTACCCGGCGCTGCGCATCATGCATCCCGGCCCCGTAAACCGCGGGGTGGAACTTGCCGATGCCGTGGTCGATCATGAACGCGCCATCATCCTCGATCAAGTGACCAACGGCGTGGCTGTGCGCATGGCCGTGCTGTACCTCCTCGCCCCAACCTCCAACTGA
- a CDS encoding alpha/beta fold hydrolase, with amino-acid sequence MSDDRSTLQQMLNAGLATAGLYAGLSVAEGVQQRRLPPPTALAPALDMDGHTLETPSGRAHVYHRPGTGTPLVFLHSFNAAASSYEMRPLVQHVVRTTQRPVYAMDWGGFGRSHRNDVAYTPDLYIDQLHRLLDEMVEAPADLVALSLGGEYAATVTLEAAAQVRRLVLISPTGLSEQRGPSVPGRLAIKAAAYTKLFPLIFYRFASAPRLRRYYEQQIFLDEAAVPDALLRYADATTHIRGAHHAPRRFIDGSLFIDDVRDAVYARLYRPTLVCTPANPVPTVQRFDRLPAVLEAAGRDMTHQPLPGGLLPHWEAPAACFDALDAFLLTT; translated from the coding sequence ATGTCTGACGACCGATCCACGCTCCAGCAGATGTTAAACGCGGGCCTCGCCACGGCGGGGCTATACGCTGGGCTTTCCGTGGCGGAAGGCGTGCAGCAGCGTCGGTTGCCGCCGCCCACAGCGCTAGCCCCGGCGCTCGACATGGACGGGCATACGCTGGAGACCCCCTCGGGGCGCGCCCACGTGTACCACCGCCCCGGCACGGGCACACCGCTGGTCTTTCTCCACAGCTTCAACGCAGCCGCCTCATCGTACGAGATGCGTCCGCTGGTGCAGCACGTCGTGCGCACCACGCAGCGCCCCGTGTATGCGATGGACTGGGGGGGCTTCGGCCGGTCGCACCGCAACGACGTGGCCTACACCCCCGATCTGTACATCGACCAGTTGCACCGCCTGCTGGATGAGATGGTGGAGGCCCCGGCCGACCTCGTGGCGCTCTCGCTGGGGGGCGAGTACGCAGCGACCGTAACGCTAGAGGCCGCGGCCCAGGTGCGGCGCCTCGTCTTGATCAGCCCAACCGGCCTCTCGGAACAGCGCGGGCCGTCGGTGCCGGGGCGCCTCGCCATCAAAGCGGCGGCCTACACGAAGCTGTTTCCGCTCATCTTTTATCGCTTCGCCTCGGCGCCGCGCCTTCGGCGGTACTACGAGCAGCAGATCTTTTTGGACGAAGCAGCCGTGCCGGATGCGCTCCTACGTTACGCCGACGCCACCACGCACATCCGCGGCGCCCACCATGCCCCGCGGCGCTTCATCGACGGCTCGCTCTTTATCGACGACGTGCGCGACGCGGTGTACGCGCGGCTCTACCGTCCAACGCTGGTGTGCACGCCCGCCAACCCGGTGCCCACGGTGCAGCGCTTCGACCGGCTGCCCGCGGTGCTCGAAGCTGCCGGCCGCGACATGACACACCAGCCCCTGCCCGGCGGACTGCTTCCGCACTGGGAGGCGCCCGCGGCCTGCTTCGACGCCCTCGATGCTTTTCTCCTCACGACCTAA